DNA from Sorex araneus isolate mSorAra2 chromosome 6, mSorAra2.pri, whole genome shotgun sequence:
gaggggatgggctccagcttccctctctgccctgagcagagccaaagaccaccggaacctagccacagccatgctcaaggcccctctccatacattcggacaggcctcatgcatgaaggtaccggcagaggaacccaggtgtgtgtaatcccatcaacggccaacatccagagacttaaaagcgcgctcccagaagcgatattttataacctacttctccctctgggagaaactcgcaagctactgagagcttcctgcccacatgggacagccccgcaagcttcccatggtgtatccatatgccaaagccattTAACcagctaggtctcattcccctgaccctgaagcctttagaggcttctaaaatctcagggataagacgAATGTAGagtttactgagactgctcgagccactcgacgatcaacggaatTTCGGGATCGCAAATAGTAATAGTAAGTGATAGTTCTGACTACTCTGGACTTGGCTCCAAAACCCAACCAACAGGAGCCTGGGGAATAACCCTGACCCTAAGCCAAAGCAAACTAATACCAAACACAGGGCCCAAGCCCTTCTCCACTGGCTAAATCAGGCAGGGAAAGAAGTTgttcatggttttgtttttgtttgggggccacaccgggcaatgctcaggggttactcctggggatgcttgggagactgtatgggataccGGGGTTCGAAGCTGGGCCGGCTGCGTTCTGTGGCTCTGACCCCGGAAAGAAGAGGTTTTCTCTATGAACTCCCAGCCCTGGCTTCCAACCAGCAGGATTTTCTGAACATGAGCAGGTAATCTTTGGTGATGATTTTACAGAACCCAGCCCAGGAAGCAGAACCAAACATGACCCAAGTAGTGTCTGACCCTCCACACATAGGGGcagggccacccccgcccccacatctCCCTCTGGCCACGGTGTCCCAGAGAGGCTGGCTTCTCATTACCTTCGCTCAGATCAGCTCTTGGCTCCTTCCAGGATGGCCCGCCTTGACCCAGCACCCACATTCCGACACTGAACCTCAACACACGCCAGAGGCAGTCCAGGGCTTTATTACAAACGGAGCTGAGGACTGTTGGACAGCGGGGCCGTGTCCAGCTAACTCCATGCAACACATCCTTCCCCGCGGGCCCGGTTCTGGAAGCCCCGAGGCCTGTCTGGAAGAGGGCTTCGGGGAGAGGGCGCAGAGCACGGCTTGGGCACAAGTCCTGGTTGCAGCTGCGAAGCTTTGGGCCTTAGTGCTGCGGGGTGCTTAGCTCTCATCTCCCAGGTCCTCCATGTCTACATCTTGGGGgactttgggcttcttttgtcTCCTGGGTTGTGATTCGCTGGTCCTGACGGGCTTGGGAGGTGCTTCCactgagcaaaagaaaaaaaaagagttaaaggcCCTCCCGCAGCAATAAATCCAGGCGGCGGTGCCCATGCCCCAACTCTGAGCCGCTGGCCTCACCGTCCATGGCTGCTTTCTCTTTCTGGGCAAGCCGGATCTGCTGAAGGAGTTTTCTGCGCTTCTTGCCGGACAGAGTGATGTTGGCACGGGCACTGGACCTGAGGAGATGGCAAAGTGGATGGCTAGCTTAAAGGCGAGGGAAGCGGCCCGGTGGCAAAGAGAAAGAACTGAcccctgttccttttcttttttaaatgtttttattttattttagggctggagcgatagcacagcgggtagcgtgtttgtcttgcacgtggccgacctgagttcgattcctccatccctctcggagagcctggcaagctaccaagagtatcccacccacacggcagagcctggcaagctacccgtggcgtattggatatggcaacattaacaacaagtctcacaatggagacattacgggtgcctgcttgagcaaattgatgagcaacgggatgacagtgatagtgacagatttattttaggttaatttttttttaaattttattgaatcaccatgagatagttacaaatgtttgagattcagccatataatgatcgaacacccatccctccaccagtgcacatttcccaccaccaatgtccccagtatcccccacgcACACACATCCCAGTGCtcaccatgcctctgtggcagacaattttcccaatactctctctctactttggggcattatgtcttgctagaattttcccaccatcattcaagcctgtCTGCCGGGGGCGGGTGCTAGaaagtttattttccattgctcatttagAATACCATGAGAGCTtgcgagtgcaaagccaggagtaacccttgagcatcgctgagtgtgaccccaaaagccaaaaaaaaaaagaaagaatagtcaATGAAAAGGGCAGCATTCCCAGGATTTGAGAGACCTTGAAACTTGGACGCAAAAATGCCATGCGTGCCCTAGGAAAGATCCACCCGGCTGTGCGCACACGGTCACGCGTGCTTGCGGCTGGATAAGAACCCATGCGAGTGTATGAACATCTGGCGACTCCTGGGCATGTGACGGGAGCCAACGGCCCACCTGGGgacccccgggggcgggggggtccgaGGCCCCAGGGACAGACTCTAAGATTTTGGAAAGCAAGCACAGCGGTCGCGCAAGCCGGCGGCTCGGGAGCAGGGACGGGGAGGCAGACCCGGGCCCGGGCAGGGGCCTGAGCACTCACGCGCGCTTCTTGAGGTGGTGCCGCGTGATGAGCCCCTCGTCGACCACCGCCCCGACCACCCGGTGCTTGAGGCGCCGCTCGCGGGTCAGCATCCGCCGTCGCTTGAACAGCTTCTTCTTCAGCTCCTGCAGCAGGGGAGGAAGATGCCAATCAGACCGAGCCCGGGCTCCGGGAGGGGCCCGCGCCCACCCACGCCATCGGGGTGAGGCCGGCAGGCTCCGAAGCCCCGGTTAGACACCCAGGCGGGGGGGATCCCACCCAGTCACCGTGCGCGGCCGGTTGATCTTCCCTCCCGGGCACCCCATGGCTGCGCGGCCACAGCCAACTCCAGGACCGGCGTTTCCGCTCTGCgctgggcccggccccgccccccagtccGCCACGAACCAATCGCAGCCATGGGGCGTGGCCTAGCGCTATATAAAGGCGCGACCGGCGCTTGCGGGTCTTTCGGGACCTGCTACCTGGTAATCATGCACGTTGTTTGCTTTGCTCGCGCTGCAGGGGAATTCGCGGGGAATTTGGGGCGGGGGTTGGACCCTCCTTTTCTTGGCGGGTATCGGGCGTGCGGTCCCGATGCCCGTAATGTTCGGAGGCAGAGGGCAAGGGCGCCTCGCCCCTCGGCGTCATGTCTTCGGTGCCGGCGGCTTCCCATCCGCCGGTTCTATCCTCAAGCGCCGGGACACGCTACTGCAGCGGGGCGGACGGGACGGGCTCGGCGGGCACCTCCTCCTCGGGTCCCCTAAACACGCTCCTCTTACCATTTCAGGCCCCAGGAGCCGGAGCTGTcgcgtccccctcccccccaccaacccccgcGCCTCGCCGAGCGTGGCAGCCAATAAAGACCGTTGTTGTGTACCGTGGTCAGTGTGTCCGGGTTCTGTGTTCCGCGGCTGTCGCCGGACGTGGTCATGCGCGCTGAGCCGGGATCGTAAAGGCGGCCGCGGGTCCCGTGGCACTGCCAGAGCTTCCCCGTGGCCTCGGGATGGCAGCGCTGCGCCGAGTGCTCCGAGTGGCCACGCGGACGGCGGGGGCGCGCCGCGCCGAGTCGGGTACGCAccgggggctgggcagagggggaggTCAGCGGGTCATCGGAGCCCTTGGGAGTCTGGGCCCTGGCCCTGAAGTGTCCGTTAAgaccccccccccggggcccaTTGCGTCCTATTTGGCCGCGATGGCGCGGCTCAACTGCCATGTGACAGCCCCCTCCCTGCGTGCCCGCAGGCTCCCTGGCCAGTAGCTGTCTGGCCGATCACCGCCTCTGGGATCAGCTCCATGCCCGGCCCCGACCCGCTAACGACCCCACCTTCGACTGGTTCTTTGGCTACGACGAAGCCCAGAGCCTCCTCCTGCCATTAATAAAGAGGGCACCGGCAGTGGAAACAACGCGGGTGCTGGATGTGGGCTGTGGCACCTCAGGCCTGTGCACGGGCCTCTACACCAAGTGCCCACACCCTGTGGACGTGCTCGGGGTGGACTTCTCTCCTGTGGCTGTGGCTCACATGAACAGCCTTCTGGAAGGTGGCCAAGGTCAAACATTGTGTCCTGGGCACCCTGCTTCCCGCCTCCGCTTCATGCAGGCAGATGCCCAGAACCTGAAGTCAGTGGCGACTTCCGGCTTCTTCCACTTAGTGCTGGATAAAGGCACCTGGGATGCCGTAATCCGGGGTGGTCTGCCTGGAGCTCACCGGCTACTGTCAGAATGCTTGAGGGTTCTAAGCCCCCAGGGAACCCTGATTCAGTTTTCCGATGAGGACCCTGACGTTCGGATGCCTTGTCTGGAGCAAGGCTCCCGGGGCTGGACTATTTCTGTGCAGGAGCTTGGCCCCTTTCGAGGCATCAGCTACTTTGCTTACTTGTTTCAAGGTCAGCATTAAGGGTTAGATGGTGGTAGAGGAAAAGGAGATGCTTGgacaccctgggtttgatccaggcacCAAAAATAAAGATCCTTATTTTAGAGGCCAAAGAAATAGAGCGCTGGCCTTCTaagacaacccaggttctatccctcgcatcccatatggtcccctgagaactaccagaagtgattcctgcctgaatgcagagccaggagtaaatcctgagcatcgcagggtgtggccaaaaattttaaataaagacttGATTAAAATGACTACAATTTGAGTGACAGTTTTCTCTTTGTAAGATAGTTGGAAACTGGGGTGTTGAGGCCAAGCTTCCAAGTTAGCTAGTTGGCTGTACATGCTAAATGAATGTTTGGTGTCTCAGTTCATAGACCTGGGGATGAATACATCCTGATACATAAGACATTtagcaaagccaggaacaagaTGTATGCTGAGTAAAGATACAAATGGGTTTTACCCACTTCCAGCTAATGAGAACCcaagaatcactccaggcagggtcCAGGGGCTATAGGGGTAACTGGAGATTGAACATCCATCTAAGCATGTCTCTGGCCCTCCTACTTTTCTTAGGACGCAGCTGTAGATGCTCATTGTCAGCTAGCTCACTCCCAGCCTAGCTGGAGGGACAatgtgatggggattgaacccagtgggcCTCGTTTCCCAACACCTACTGACTTAGATGATCcagtgatgtgtatatatatatatatatatacacatcactgtatatatatatatatttggcttttgggtcacacccgctgatctcaggggttactcctggctgtgtattcaggaattactcctggtggggctcaggggaccatatgggatgccggggattgagcccaacCATGTCAGGCAAACACCCTGCGGAGCTGGTCCTGTAACCTAATTTGAGCTTCGTTTTTCTCCCACAACTGTTGTAGAAGATTgagaggtcagagaaatagtacaagagttaaaggTGTCTTTCAATTAGGGtttggggatatatatatatatattttttttttcccccactccgGATGTCGTCAAAATTGGCCTGAGTGTTAATCCACGGTGCCACCTCTTTTCCCCACGCGCTTAATCTAAGCCAGTCAGACGAGGGCGCTCTAGATTCTGAACGTTTCGCGGATCAGAACCTCTCTAGCTTAGCTCTTCTCAATGGTTTGCTCCGTAGGTCGCTCTAGCCGGctcgggtgggtggggggtgggaaacgCCTGGACTACAGCGTCGACCTTTCTAGGCcgcgggaggctggggagggcagcTCGCTGGTCGCGCGGTCATGGCTCTGCGCAAAGCGCTGATCCTGGGCGCGCTGGTGGGCACGGGGGCTGGCGTGGGCTCAGCGCTCTTTGTTCTCGTCACCCCCGGAGAGCAGCGGAAGCAGACGATGCTGAAGGTGGGAGGCATCCAAAGTGCGaggcgggggaggcgggcgggcagCTCCTGGCTGGGTCTCGGACTTCGACGTTCCCTTTGCTGCCCGTAGGACATGCCGGAGCAGGACGCGCGGCACCGGGACGAGACGGCCAAGATCAATGAGTTGGTGCTGGCCAGGCTGCAGGAGGCCGCGTCCACGCAGGACAACGTGGCCTGCAGGAAGAACTGGATGGGCGGGAGGTAGCGCGGACCTGCCCTCGGCTGCAGGGCTGGACGCCCTCCGGGGCGCCCTTCTCCGTGGGCTCCGCGTGGAGTCCGGACTTGGGGTGCTGCGCCCAGTTATCCGAGTCAGGCTGGAAGAGGCCGGTGCTGTGACTCTGTGATTCACGTTCCAACTCCCCCACCGCCGACCCCCCAAAAAGAGCGCATTGACTGCTTTTTATCGTCCACGCCCTGATCCCCAGGTGTCAGCTGTGGCCAACTTGGGAACCAATAAAATCCCTTTTCTCCAGCCGGAGTGTGAGCTCTGCAGTCCGGCACCCATAAAGGCCTGGTGTTTGGGGGGTGCTTGATGACTCCGTTCTTGTCCGCCACGTGAGAACAACTTTGTAGGCTCGGCGatcaggtcctccaaacacaagTGGCGTCATATGAAGTACACCTGTTGGGTGGGGGTACTTCCAGGAATAACCCGGCAGCTGTttcggggatcacacccagcagtactcagggcacaCGCCTGGCCGGCAGGGATCtttctgggcagtgctggggcgtGGGGGATGGAACCTACTGGGCAGCCTAGTGCAAGGTAAGGGCCTGAACACCAGtgatatctttccagccctacttttttcttt
Protein-coding regions in this window:
- the CSKMT gene encoding citrate synthase-lysine N-methyltransferase CSKMT, mitochondrial, yielding MAALRRVLRVATRTAGARRAESGSLASSCLADHRLWDQLHARPRPANDPTFDWFFGYDEAQSLLLPLIKRAPAVETTRVLDVGCGTSGLCTGLYTKCPHPVDVLGVDFSPVAVAHMNSLLEGGQGQTLCPGHPASRLRFMQADAQNLKSVATSGFFHLVLDKGTWDAVIRGGLPGAHRLLSECLRVLSPQGTLIQFSDEDPDVRMPCLEQGSRGWTISVQELGPFRGISYFAYLFQGQH
- the LOC101555440 gene encoding ubiquinol-cytochrome-c reductase complex assembly factor 3, producing MALRKALILGALVGTGAGVGSALFVLVTPGEQRKQTMLKDMPEQDARHRDETAKINELVLARLQEAASTQDNVACRKNWMGGR
- the C6H11orf98 gene encoding uncharacterized protein C11orf98 homolog; its protein translation is MGCPGGKINRPRTELKKKLFKRRRMLTRERRLKHRVVGAVVDEGLITRHHLKKRASSARANITLSGKKRRKLLQQIRLAQKEKAAMDVEAPPKPVRTSESQPRRQKKPKVPQDVDMEDLGDES